Genomic segment of Primulina tabacum isolate GXHZ01 chromosome 11, ASM2559414v2, whole genome shotgun sequence:
CCAAGTCTACTAATTCATACAGAATATTTTAGCTTAATTTCTAAGCAAAATCTCGTAAATaaaagaactaaacatatttATCTCCAAGTGTTTaagaaataataaatatttacaaaaatatgaatatattttctttttattttcagtCTCTAGCCCAATGAAGAACACCAATGATGTCCATTAATGTAGAACGTTTGATTTCTTGTTTACAAACGCACGAGAATAAATCTACCTAGTAATTCTGGGCATAAATATTAAAGCGGAAATTTTAATACAACAAAGAACACATTTATATCATACATTCATTCCTCAACCAAAAATCTATGCGAGTGACGCAAATATGTTACATAATTAATGGTACAGCCACCAACCCCCTGAAGTCCTAAAGCAAGTGGAGATGAACTGATTTTCTCCAAATGTTGCAGAACACGAGTTATTAACTGAAACGAGAGACGATAAGAAATTTGTCAATACTTGGAATTTTCATGATATGGCTTCCCGTTACAGTTGAGGACGACAAAGAAGGCACAGGATACACTGATGCTCTAAAGCCCCAAGTTCGAAAGAAGTTGGTGCCATCTTGGAGTTTCCTCGTCAAAAATGTAGGTCAGAGGAGAAATGAGAACCCCACTGCCTCCAATCTGCACCAGATGATAAATGAGATGTAAATACTTCCGCCATTTCCCAAAGAGAGAACTTGTACTTGAGGCAAACAAATGATAATCACAAGCAAACGCAAACTAGCAAGTGAAAAGGTGGAGATGAGGCTGTAAAAACACACAAACAGCACATATAGAACATATCTTTGCAGGATAAGATGAGTTCAAGAACAGGATCAAAAGAAAAATCTTCCCCGGAGCCACAATGCAGAAATAAACATGACAATATGATATTGATGTCAAATGAAGAAGATGAAACGGACGAACAAACAACCTTAAGATCCCGGTTTAAAATGGAAATACACTCAAAAGTGTAGATAAACGTGGAAAAAGAGGTTTTGATGCTAGAACTATTGTCAACTGAAGATGGGATGCAGTTCGCCAATAGGGACAATCCAATTCCAATCAAGCTATATTTGTTACAATAAAGCTTATAGAAATGTTCTTCTCAAGACCATAGTAGAAAAGTTACCCACGGCCTCACGCATGAACAAGCACACATAGATGTAGCAGCAAGAGTAAATTCTCACCGCTCTAAGCTGTTGAACAGACTTGTAAAGAGCTTTCTTTGGTACACAAATAACTATAGCATAATATTCCACTGCTACCTTCCCGTCACGCTTGCAAAAAACTGGGCTTATAGTGGGTCCCTGCATACAAAGTAAAACACAAAGAAAGAAGCTTTAGATCTAGAAAAAGAATACTATCAATTGATGCCCCGTCGGAAGTTATCAACATCACTAAATACCACATAATATAACAAGTTGGTCTGACCTGCAAACCAGTTAGAGAGGTGTGGCTCAGAACTCGCTCAGCCACTTCTTCTGCATTTCTACCCCTCATGTTGGCAGTTACCTGCAATGAGAACCGTCAAGGAACATAAATAACAAGAAGATTATAGTTGAACTTAGAAAGCAACCAATTCATACCGTGAACTGTCCAGCAGCCCTTAAATGTGCCTCCAATCTTTCAATCATTTCATGTGTTACATCAAGCACACCTTTCCGTTGGATCAATGACCTTTTGCTAGCAACAAAAACAGCCTGAAATAGCAAACCAAGGTCAAAAGAGATTCCGAAGCAACAACTGTATATCAATTAGCATAACCATTTCTAAACCAGATCCTGATCTTTTGATGAGTAATTACCTGGCTTTCCAAAATAATTCCACCTTCGATTTCTTTCAAATTATTCTCTCTTAACGTGGTTCCACTACTCACAAGGTCCACAATAGCATCAGCAATCCCCATCTGAAAGAATAGGAAACAATCAGCGATAATTTTCGCAAAGGTGAATGCTTCATGTGAGCAAGTATTCAAGAAGATACGGCTGTAATATGATAAAGCATCAAAGCATGAATTAAAAGCTTAAAAAAACCATCCAAGCAGAAAAACTTGTATATACTTAGCAGCGAACTTGAACAAAAGTTTATTCGAGATAACTGAGCTAATATTATTCCATAATCTGTGCACGGTGGGTGAGAGCTAACTTTCATAGAGTAAATTCTATGGCTGTAGTCAATAGTTcaaaaaatcaatatatatacAGGACCCAGCATCTTCTTCCCTAGGGCATTTCGAAGCTCATTTCACCCAACAGAAACTTCCACTTATTTGTCTCTTACTTCTACCAAGAAATTTTTTACATCGACCTCACTAATCTCAAGGTTCTCATCTCGACCTTAAATTTTCTGCTGATGGATTGGCATAGTGGTATTAACAAGGCTCTCAGATTTGCAGGAATTCTTGGTGAGAAATAATGTTAACATGATGAAACATCTGAAAATGCCAATGATAAGCAGATAATACGTAAGACATAAATAGGATTAGCAAAGTGGTCAAAGGATGCACTCCTCCATAATATCTCAATATGCATAAAACTGCTACAGCTTTTAGTTCTTTGCTGAAGACAAGAACTGGTTTAAGGTGCAAATCTGTGATGGAAATTGCAAGCAAAGAGTGGCTCCTCTGGTTTGCACTCATTACAAGACTTTATTAAGATGAAAACTGCTTGAATCTATGTCGCGCGAATacttctaaatttttttctctgaAGTATCGGACACGGATACGACACGATACAGATACGACACGCCGACACGCATGTCGGATAGCGCAAAATTTGTATCGTTGACTTTTTGTAGGTTTGACCATTCAGATACGTCATGGACGCGGCTAGGATACGCCATGGACGCAGCTAGGATACGTTTCggcaaaaaaatttgaatgtttTTTTTAGTTAAATCACTCCTCTAAACTTGTAcattgtacatatatatatatatatctctacaatatttaatattaaatttatataaataaatatatatatataatatttatatatattttaataattgtcGTATCCTAACTGTATCGTatcttatattttcaaaatttgcagTATCATCGAATCTGTATCTTATTCGATACGATACCAGTATCCGTATCCGTGCAACACATGCTTGAATTTTTTAGTTAAAACGTTCAATGCCAATAGTTTTACACAGCTATATGTATTGTCTTACAAATAAACCCTCAATTAAGATGGCTATTGACAGCTAGCAGTGTCCTATACCATACACTCTAAATGAATAGGTAGAAAACCAGTGCAACTCAGCCAACGCATAACATGATGACATTTTGTATCAAAGTTCAAACATTATATGAAGCTCTATTTTCTCTGATTGCTCTAATGAGCATTATTTCTAGATATGAActtctaaaaaaattatgtttcatGCTTCTGTTGATGGCTTCTTAAACCTTCCCCAAGGGTTCATGCTCCAGAAAACAAGGTGTTCCTTAAATCAGGATCTCGCAACTCAAAATGAGGAGAAAAGTTGTCAATCAGAAGAAAAAATATGAAAGTCATTTTCTTTTAAGGAAGACATAGCATATGATTTGTGGAAGAATATCATTCTTACTGCAGGAGCAGCCTCCAAAGCGCCATCAGCAGTTGAAAAGGTAAcatgcttcaatccattttctCCCATAAACCTATGACCCAACtgcaaaaattattttaaataaaactttgACCATGAAAAGATTTTTAAGAATGGAAACCAGGACCAATAATAAATTGTACTCTTTAAATAATACATACATATGTGAAGCCAGTAGCAACTCTCAGAGGTCTCTCAGGTGTCCACTGTGGCATTCGAGCTAGTTCTTCCAAAGAATTTATATTCTCAAATATGCCATACCTGGGAATCTAGCAAAGAGAGAAACACTATACACATTACACCCACTatccaaaaattcaaaaacaaggAGTTGCAGATGATCgattacaataataaacaatGACTCACTGCTAGCGATAAACGGCAATCTCCATACTCCAGAGTGTCGTGGACAAGAATGAGGTCTTCACTCccctacaaaagaaaaatataaatgtCAAAGATCCTATACAAAACCCTACAAGTCAACAGCCCGAATACACAATTCATTATGTACAAACAATTACCGataataaatagaaaaaatacatatttccAAATACTGGAATTTACTATTTGTATCACAATTAAATCAGAGTTAGTGCTTGCATATAATCCAAGTCCTTATTCTAGAATGATTACTCCAAAAGTAAAAAAAGCTTCGAACTTTAACCTGAGTAATTGGAGAGAAACGTGAATATCAACGCCCAAACTACATTACGACAAATCTATAGgcaaacataataaaaataaaataaaattcatgtatTCACAGCAACATTATGCATAATGAATGAGCATTGCCACAACTAGTAATAATAAAACACTACTTTCGATGGTGTCGAATCATCATCTCTTTCGGTTCCTTGAAGATGAGTAAAACTCCATTTTTATGCATATGCGCCCCTGTTGAGGAATCAACACTCTTATAATAACCTGGCCTTTCCTGGATAACATTTTAGAGTTGTGGAACAAGTAGCCTTGAGGAATTATAAATGAAATGGATCCTACATCATGCTACTCCCAATTCGGAAGAGGTCACAGATAGTGGAAGAGAGCACCGCAGCAGGGAAATCAAAATTCAATTCAAGGTGTTTGACCAGGAGTCGGGCACCATAAGTATCTAGTATGGGTTTATATAGCAAACAATGAACTAGTAATTCCGGTAAGTCGTTTGCAAGATGTTAGGACATGTTCTGACTAGCCTGTCAGGCTATCCTGAAGGGATTTTTCTGTGCTGTCGTGCAGCAACAGTAGTAGTAATCCACAACATCTGAAACAAATATAACCACCTCTGGCACAGCTACAAATGACGtcaaataggaaaaaaaaacagaagTAACTTAAAACATAGGGAACACGTGCGTGGATGGttttgttgcatagataaataGCATCAAGAAGTGGAAAATGGACCGATTTTAACAATAACAACAAAAAATTATAACTGTATGAAGTTATTTTATGCTAATTATACACAGTATTCCAAAAATTCATCATGTTAGACTACAATCTCCCTATGGACTCCCTCTTACCTGCCCGTACTCTTTAACAGTGTCCAATCCAACAATTCCGAGGTCCAAATCTCCAGATATTAATTTTCTCACAATGTCTTTAGGCCGTTGAAACCAAACTTCCAAATTAGTAATCTGCAATATCACAAATAGGCTAAAATAAGATAAACTACAGTGAAGTCATATAAACAAGTACACGCTCTTCAGCTGATGACCGCGAGAGGAGTTAAAACTATATAAGACAATACACCACTTCCCTTTGGCATCACAGAAATATATTCGAGTTCAGTACACAGCAAAACGCCAGCTGTGAATCTTTTGGGAGAACAGGCTTAACTGAAAACATTTCGTACAATTGCATAAGCTTTAACTTCAAATGAGTTTCAGCTACATCAATCAACTACGTCTTGTTGACACTGCTTCATGTAACATAACAAAAATTACCATAACTGACTACAAGATCACTAAGCTACATCCACGTTTTTACTCACAAAAAACACACTAAACTTGAACTCAAAAGTATCAATTATAACTGAATATCATTTTAAGCAAACCTCATCAACGAGGAAAATAAAAGGCACAAACAGATTAATCTCATATCAGCAATCAACAAGGATTTTACTTCGGATAATACCTAGAATTTTCTATAGAAATGTCACGctcgagagagagagagagagagagagagagaaaagCACCTGAGGCACTTCAGCGACATACTGCCGTGGATTCACCTGCCTCACTGACAATTGACAATCCTTCAGTCCCAAcccaaaaaacaaaacaaaacaataaaaaatCAGTCGACCAACTAAATTCCTCAAAAATATAATCGCAAACAATCATCACTAAGTTCATTAACAACCCAGAATTACCTTGAGAAGATCAAGAGTGTCTGTAGCCATTCGACCTTTGCTCGGCAATCCAAGCCGAACCTCATTTCTCTCATAAGACTGCTTATCCACATTTCCATTCACCACAGCAACTGGAGACGTCGCTGAGCAGCACGAAATGGCCAATTTAGCCGGAAAACAGTAACCTGGAGAAGAGAGCTGCGAGAAAGGTATAATTGAAGCCGTCGGTAGCAGAAAAATCGTTCTAAGAGCCGACATTTCTAGAATTTCTTGTACTGCCCGCACAGCGAGAGAGAGAGAGTAGACGCGGATTCGTCTGCCGAAGTAAAAGGGATGAAGCGCCGCCGCTTATGCTGTTGGATATACACCTTCCAACACTTGGAGCCCAATGATTcattaaaaatgtttttatttatttatttatattttaattaaaaaaatatcaataattctttaaaaaaaattcttttgcGAAAATATATCCTAAGCGCCATTAAAATTGTGATATAACACCACTTTTCTTGTTTAAATCGATGCACAATTGAATTATAACGGTCATTTAGACAAGAGAAAAAAAACGACGTTCATATATTTGAACGCAAAAATATAATAGGTTTTGCGTGCGCATGCACATATACACTAGTTCAAAAATTTTCTAAGTTTTGCGTGCGCGTGCACATATGCACTAAAAATTTCAGTGCTTACGTACTCGCGTTGTATGGTGAATAGGAGTGGTTGATAGTTGTGGTATAAGCCCACAGCTGTTTTGATAATTAATTACTAATTTGAGTTTGTTCTTTTTTATTTCATCATGGTTTCTTATCAAAAAACCTGAACTGTGATATGCTGATATTCCTGTTTTGATTAAATCaatgtttaaatgttttttgaaaataatctaCATATCTTTTTGATCTACTATGTTCATTGGATTTGCTGACATCTAACGAACTTATATTCCTTGACTTTCTTAATTTTAAGACTGACTTGAAGTTTGTTTCCTTCCCTACCATGCATATGGATCTCCATTATAGTTTTTTTTCCTAtcattttcttgacatcttcttTAGACACTTTTGATTCGAGCTCTACATCCTCCTGGTGTAAAGCTATTTTAAGGAATTTTATCTCATCTGTTTGGAAATTTAGATATGCTCTTAATTGAaacattgtttctccaaactgtctagaatccttcattttttaTTTCGAAAGTTTTCCTTCATTATCAGCTTGCTGCGAAATTGGATTGATAATTTTCTGTCAAATGACTCTCTTAGTCTTTTGACTATAAATTTGTGACTATATGGTGTTgtgaatattaatattatagtctcattttcttgtcTATATGATTTAATCATTTGCAAGAAATTATTTCGTAACAGAATGTCCACTTCAATATCATGAAAGTAAATTAGTGGTGTTTTCaccttgtaccaaggtgtttgtccaACACCTCTAATTAATATTTAtgtcatcttaatccctttaTATAAAATTAAGATTCTCTTGGAGAAATCTCGTCCAACAATATGAGGTAACTTCTTCTTCCAATTCTTTTGATAACACTCATCTTTTTGTTGTACAGATCCCTACTCCGGAATCAACataagcagcaaaatattaTGCTTTATATTGTGCATATAACATCCCTACGATGATGTATAACGAGAATAAGCTCGTGTTCATTTGATTtttcacattctatcatctcccATGAATTTCATTTCATTCTTTAGATGTTTACAAGGTTTGTGTTTCTCGAGAAACTCTAGCCCAAGAACCATTGATCTGGTTGTTTTACTAggattcctttgatatgaaaattttaattcactAATATTGATCATTCCTTGGTAAGTTTCAATATTAGGTCgtttcaaatattatatagTATTATAAAGAAATTGATTTATTTGTCTTGTAATATCAAATGTTATTTTGACTTCTCTCTAGCCTTTCAAACATCTAAATTTTCCTGTTGTATAAAAGGTTTTTAGTACTTGTTGGGCTTCCTATACTTGTGTTTTTTCCCATCTGTGGATTATTATTCTATCTCTTTGAAAAGATAGTCTCATTGATTTCAGTCTAATATTTTGATTCCTTTGTGGAATCAGTTTGTCTTGGATATGAATATTTGTTTCCTGTATCAAAGGAAACTCGATCTTTCTAGATAAATTACATGagcaacttttccaaatatttTAGGTACTTCGataaactcatttctaataaacaattatgagttatgtatattagatagagcatgtgaaatttgataggtaatatAATATGGTTTATTATCATCTTTCATCATACTcttttctttgaaatttttggataTAATGTTAAAACACGACAGAAAGTTTGATCAGTCATGTTGTAAGAAATTATTGGGTAAATTAATCCCACAATTTTTCTTGTGTATAGATTCACTGATATTGTTCTCAGTATTGAATGTTGAAGATTACTCATTCActtatcgcatatagcaatgTCAATAGGTGAATTTATCTGGATTGATCCGATATGAAACCAGGACATGATTCATGTTACTTTTATCTTGAATTTTTGCAATTTTCCTTAATTTGTTCAGAAGAAATTAATTGTATCTCCATCCGGTTTCTCGTAAGTTACATTGGATTGCCATTTTCCTCCttgaaactttatagattatatGATGCTTTCTATTTCTTAGAccaaaatttttaagaaattttctaCTTGTCATCtagagaatccttgatatctctgtagGCTAAGATTTTCCCTCATTATATTTTGgaccatgttatgagatattgttgaCTGGATAAAGAAACCAGACAAGTCATCACGTGCTTCGTGTTGAAAC
This window contains:
- the LOC142518351 gene encoding ATP phosphoribosyltransferase 2, chloroplastic-like translates to MSALRTIFLLPTASIIPFSQLSSPGYCFPAKLAISCCSATSPVAVVNGNVDKQSYERNEVRLGLPSKGRMATDTLDLLKDCQLSVRQVNPRQYVAEVPQITNLEVWFQRPKDIVRKLISGDLDLGIVGLDTVKEYGQGSEDLILVHDTLEYGDCRLSLAIPRYGIFENINSLEELARMPQWTPERPLRVATGFTYLGHRFMGENGLKHVTFSTADGALEAAPAMGIADAIVDLVSSGTTLRENNLKEIEGGIILESQAVFVASKRSLIQRKGVLDVTHEMIERLEAHLRAAGQFTVTANMRGRNAEEVAERVLSHTSLTGLQGPTISPVFCKRDGKVAVEYYAIVICVPKKALYKSVQQLRAIGGSGVLISPLTYIFDEETPRWHQLLSNLGL